The following coding sequences lie in one Vibrio sp. ED004 genomic window:
- a CDS encoding DMT family transporter, producing the protein MNSKSLTILLFVSVCLIWGTTWFAMEVALHSIPPIFATALRFLLAAPLLAVLAKVFNQPLLFPKGKRQWLLIVALMYFAIPFTLMIYGEQYISSGLASIIFANMPVAVMLMSGLFLGLRLAKHQIFGLITAVVSLCLILGNEMQMGGDDYVIGTVCLGLAVAIHAVMYVLVQKHCKGIEVLTYNAVPSLIASLFLFAVSATGENVNVESFTWDSISAVVYLGFVASVGGIVAYFKLGQVSTPFQASICFLIFPVVALLISCYINGEVLSEQSLVMMIPLLCGILLTKAPKGIFKLRSSLKTASSN; encoded by the coding sequence ATGAATTCGAAGTCGCTAACTATCTTGCTTTTTGTCTCTGTTTGCTTAATTTGGGGAACCACTTGGTTCGCTATGGAAGTGGCATTGCATTCTATCCCACCTATTTTTGCCACTGCATTGCGCTTTTTACTGGCTGCACCGTTGCTTGCGGTATTGGCGAAAGTGTTTAACCAACCTCTGCTTTTTCCTAAAGGTAAACGTCAATGGCTGCTGATTGTGGCACTGATGTATTTTGCTATTCCGTTCACCTTGATGATCTATGGTGAGCAATACATCTCTTCTGGTTTGGCTTCGATCATCTTTGCCAACATGCCAGTTGCTGTGATGCTAATGTCGGGTTTATTCCTTGGTCTGCGCTTGGCAAAACATCAGATATTCGGTCTGATTACTGCTGTTGTGAGCCTGTGTTTAATCCTTGGTAACGAAATGCAGATGGGTGGCGACGATTACGTTATCGGCACGGTTTGCTTAGGCCTTGCGGTTGCGATTCACGCGGTGATGTACGTGTTGGTACAAAAGCACTGTAAAGGCATCGAAGTACTGACCTACAACGCCGTTCCTAGCTTAATTGCTTCTCTATTCTTGTTTGCGGTTTCAGCAACAGGCGAAAACGTGAATGTTGAATCTTTCACGTGGGATTCAATCTCAGCGGTCGTGTACCTAGGTTTTGTAGCGAGTGTTGGCGGCATTGTGGCTTACTTTAAACTAGGTCAGGTTTCGACGCCGTTCCAAGCATCTATCTGTTTTCTAATCTTCCCAGTGGTGGCGCTGCTGATCTCTTGCTACATCAATGGTGAAGTCCTCTCTGAACAGTCACTGGTTATGATGATCCCTCTGCTTTGCGGCATCTTGCTAACCAAGGCACCTAAGGGCATCTTCAAGCTGCGCTCTTCGCTCAAAACAGCGAGCAGCAACTAA
- a CDS encoding helix-turn-helix domain-containing protein yields MRTPIKHVRLIKGQPCRAAELSNSDDTFLEPHRHEYWELVWCVDDLGSQSIDFVDYDNKVGRIFTIAPGQVHRSELVGENARLLVFTPGFVKTNHRNTQLVDTVFAMHQSRPPYLDCNEEGNRYLLPIFTMIKEECERENSDWDLVESLVNSFLRYILRFATQSSLKGEVRDSRVNKVVDLIEQHYTTHKHCDFYAQALSITNKRINEIVKADKGKTVTQLIHDRIILEANRELIFSTKTIKTIAFELGFEDPAYFSRFYRGQMNESPAEFRTRCADSAT; encoded by the coding sequence ATGAGAACTCCCATTAAACACGTTCGTCTAATCAAAGGTCAGCCCTGTCGCGCTGCGGAGCTATCTAACAGTGATGACACGTTCTTAGAACCACACAGACATGAGTATTGGGAGTTGGTATGGTGCGTGGATGATCTCGGTAGTCAGAGTATTGATTTCGTCGACTACGACAACAAAGTCGGACGTATCTTTACCATTGCTCCGGGCCAGGTTCACCGCTCTGAACTGGTGGGGGAAAATGCTCGCTTACTGGTATTTACCCCGGGCTTTGTCAAAACCAATCATCGCAACACACAGCTGGTCGATACCGTTTTTGCCATGCATCAAAGTCGCCCGCCCTATTTGGACTGCAACGAAGAAGGCAACCGCTACCTGCTGCCTATTTTCACGATGATCAAAGAAGAGTGCGAGCGAGAGAACAGCGACTGGGATTTAGTGGAGTCTCTCGTTAATAGCTTTTTACGCTATATATTGCGCTTCGCAACCCAGTCCTCGTTGAAAGGCGAAGTGCGTGACAGCCGAGTAAACAAGGTTGTCGATTTGATTGAGCAACACTACACCACCCACAAACATTGCGATTTTTATGCGCAAGCGCTGTCGATAACCAACAAACGCATCAATGAAATCGTCAAGGCTGACAAAGGCAAAACCGTGACTCAATTAATTCACGACCGAATCATCTTAGAAGCGAATCGAGAATTGATCTTTTCTACTAAGACCATCAAAACCATCGCTTTTGAACTGGGCTTCGAAGATCCTGCCTATTTCAGCCGTTTTTATCGCGGTCAGATGAACGAATCCCCCGCAGAGTTTCGAACTCGATGTGCAGATAGTGCAACATAA
- a CDS encoding MATE family efflux transporter has product MAINLKTDPISKSFYQYLWPALTGMVIKSLFIMGDAWFVGHGVGPDGLGAIALTIPAFSIFTAIAMMVGIGGAALMSIEVGKGNVSSGQTLFSQSMLVTALFSTITVTAALFWLDEMVVLMGATGYMAELAHDYLSVMLPFFVLYSLAWVMSCFVRNDTNPKLATYAMSIGAVVNLVLDYFFVLDFGWGMKGAAYGTAISQVVIACILLSHFVRKQGTLELSLKGIGLNKVPSILKIGTPTFFIEVTAAMTILLFNYVLLHQFGENHIIAYGLTANVGVFALFVMVGIAQACQPIISFNHGASQPKRVDEIFRLGLKSAVGSALVFMILVYLFAPKIAAFYLGASTDLIGLSATALTFFFFAVPLMGVNLVIANLFQATAKPKQATLISLGRGFVFVALGIIILPKLFPEQGIWASILFAETVTAIFSLSMLRAYKKRFSGSLEEQAA; this is encoded by the coding sequence ATGGCCATCAACCTAAAAACCGATCCAATATCTAAATCCTTTTATCAATACCTTTGGCCTGCGCTAACCGGCATGGTGATCAAGTCTCTTTTCATCATGGGAGACGCTTGGTTCGTAGGGCACGGTGTTGGCCCAGACGGGCTCGGTGCAATCGCGTTAACCATCCCTGCTTTCTCTATATTCACCGCAATCGCGATGATGGTAGGTATTGGTGGTGCTGCACTTATGTCGATTGAAGTCGGCAAAGGTAATGTGTCTTCAGGACAAACTCTGTTTAGCCAATCCATGCTGGTTACCGCTCTGTTTAGCACAATAACAGTCACTGCCGCTTTGTTTTGGTTGGATGAAATGGTGGTGTTGATGGGCGCGACCGGTTACATGGCTGAACTCGCTCACGATTACCTATCCGTCATGTTGCCATTCTTTGTGTTGTATTCATTGGCATGGGTCATGTCGTGCTTTGTGCGTAACGATACCAACCCGAAACTGGCGACGTATGCGATGTCGATCGGCGCTGTGGTTAACCTAGTCTTGGACTACTTCTTCGTCTTGGATTTTGGTTGGGGCATGAAAGGGGCTGCCTACGGCACGGCCATCTCACAAGTCGTGATTGCTTGCATTTTATTGAGCCACTTCGTACGTAAACAAGGCACCTTAGAGTTGAGCTTAAAAGGGATTGGTCTCAATAAAGTACCAAGTATCCTGAAAATCGGCACCCCGACCTTCTTCATCGAAGTGACGGCGGCAATGACCATCTTGTTGTTCAACTATGTGTTACTTCATCAATTCGGTGAGAACCACATTATTGCTTACGGCTTAACAGCAAATGTAGGTGTATTTGCCCTGTTTGTGATGGTCGGAATCGCACAAGCTTGCCAGCCAATCATCAGCTTTAATCATGGTGCAAGCCAGCCTAAACGTGTCGATGAAATCTTCCGTCTTGGGCTAAAAAGCGCAGTCGGCAGTGCCTTAGTCTTTATGATTTTGGTGTATCTGTTTGCACCGAAAATCGCTGCCTTTTATTTGGGTGCCTCAACTGACTTGATTGGGCTATCAGCAACAGCGTTGACCTTCTTCTTCTTTGCAGTACCACTGATGGGAGTCAACTTGGTGATCGCCAACCTGTTTCAGGCAACGGCTAAACCTAAGCAAGCAACACTGATATCTCTTGGACGAGGCTTTGTATTCGTCGCATTGGGCATCATCATTTTGCCAAAGCTGTTCCCAGAACAAGGGATTTGGGCGAGCATCTTATTTGCAGAAACCGTCACTGCGATATTCAGCCTAAGCATGCTGCGAGCCTATAAGAAGCGCTTCTCTGGTTCGTTAGAAGAGCAAGCAGCTTAG